One Arcobacter arenosus DNA window includes the following coding sequences:
- a CDS encoding DUF5801 repeats-in-toxin domain-containing protein, translated as SINLTQTVTDADGDTDTATVALASSDTSVDVGVFNIKDDGPSTSVNDLVKLDDDTMPNGNAGGVDDDIDSSNTIGTLNFDFGTDGAGSVELTGINSNSYGLTATPNADGTLLSVYQDQGGANPILVATITVDSATGDYSVTQKAPISHPTLDGLAGDDTENNVNFAITYDVKDADGDKVSGSLNINIDDDTPEANDTERTIDLHPEAVNLVFTLDVSGSMGNDVAGTSQTRLEIAIEAMEQVVADYQAQGRDVLIQVNTFSTSADSAENGKWMTASELSAFLNTLNDNGWTNYEDALAVTQTAYESSIVPTGTTYAYFISDGYPTVEMDDSTSTVGDVTDGNHQDGVDGTTADTGYIDEARLDAWNAFVSNPANNIEEVFAVGIGTNVNETYLTQISSDVTIVDNPADLVSTLQGTVVYETGSLDFSFGADGAADGIGSKQDGDKLAFTWETPIVKDSNGNDITNITWVVSANGTLITGTNSNGEVVVKIEATDIYTNSPKYVVTQLDKESGIESLKVPYTITDGDGDSVTANLDIAVIIPVDDIPTITVEDALVDEDALPSINTTDTDGYNNVYTETKALTYDFGDDGAGSIQFTGNQTTSLTAEGLDITLEYSNNNQTITGIDENGTPIFTISLDPANSEYTFTLHENVDHPQMNVEDLLSNLSLEVEIIDGNGSRATDTINIEIADDIASANDVLKIVEVDTKPVNLVFTLDISGSMGNDVSGTSQTRLEIAKDSIEDLISEYESQGRDVLVQINTFSTTAFGNGIWMSASEVATYLTKLSDGGWTNYEDALQETVSSYSVSPNGGDTYVYFLSDGYPTVEMNDSTTYNTTDYTNGNTTDGFEDHDGTPYVDSPTLNSWNTFVNDSSNNIAGVYSVGIGTNVSTTYLSLISSNVIEVDNPADLSSTLQGTVISASGTFDFSFGADGAADGTGIKLDGDKLAFTWNTPTAKDVDGNDVSVDWTVSSDEQTIIGKINGDVVIKVEAKDITTNPKYEITQLDKDSGIDDLVMPFTVTDGDGDSVSANLNIGIDDKPTINPNPDLNDPESIVYEKGLDDSTDDSEIDTGVFKITSPDGIAQVEIGGTTFTKAELLDTNNTNSSPIDTVEGTLVITGFDENTGLVSYEYTLKDNLDHPTNNNEIKDDISLKIVDPDGDEATGTLTVTIVDDVPVANADVRSMNEKTDTLSGNVYGNGQNGDVADDIGADSDDAPTYVTGVAKGNDTTNPVSGNVGTSFDGEYGTITLNADGSYTYDLDNADSRVLALDDGQTLTEEFTYTITDSDGDTSTTTLTITIEGKTDNTPPVVTDASARVSDEGLVDGLKDTTGENPGDDTTNKVVTTGSVASDPDGDALTVKLTAPTTALTSEGKTVVWSGEDTDTLIGKINNGTVANPDWQEVIKIEVDSAGDYTVTQSNQIDHPTNSVEDVVGFDVGVYVEDVKGASDTGILNVVVEDDMPEVTVTSVVNTTDVGIPEIFTGDVSFTGSGGNNQSYTFANGAVTATAQGFTSSNDLTLTDTDVNQNSGGLGVASDSSPYHNIASEVDFRKTSSGETGSEELTIELEDGKISYGAKISFSFMYGGEEEVGEALFYRDGVLVSTQRFTSDATSGDYAKDFQVVDGGFDTIVIRALDNGESYSHGDNSDFAVSGIEFLGSSTATPDSYAEGTIDYAYGADGAGSVVLTGITETITVDGNAVTFENTNNSIIAKDSNGDLVFQVQLTPSTGKWEFYKYQNFEIENSSTNILDIDFKVTDGDGDYVLESIKINIPEDTKPTISVIDGLVDEDALLGTSDDDNYDPDVKVVEEAITVDFGNDGAGSVKFTAQDGSTTSLTSEGKAISLSVTDNGTKITGSTVDSDVFTIEIIENNGSYSYKFELLDSVDHPNMSSEDLLQTLDFEVAITDSDGDVATDTINIEIADDIASANDVLKIVEVDTKPVNLVFTLDISGSMGNDVSGTSQTRLEIAKDSIEDLISEYESQGRDVLVQINTFSTTAFGNGIWMSASEVATYLTKLSDGGWTNYEDALQETVSSYSVSPNGGDTYVYFLSDGYPTVEMNDSTTYNTTDYTNGNTTDGFEDHDGTPYVDSPTLNSWNTFVNDSSNNIAGVYSVGIGTNVSTTYLSLISSNVIEVDNPADLSSTLQGTVISASGTFDFSFGADGAADGTGIKLDGDKEAFNWGDENLSDSFDEIIVSGSVGTITWSYANDGVSDDFTTLIGKNSLGETIIKLTATGLDTATPGYTISQLDKDSGIETLTIPYTVTDGDGDSATANLNITINTPIDTNVITCEDISYTFTLDDFDSNATTVRIDSLPVLGTILLNGVAISTPLEISSADIDNGKLTFLPDLHQSGRDEYHDAGTGDQQNDYAQFNFSISTDNTATWTSTSSVMTIDVSPVADAPTLSVLGSTENTTTIDLTNVNDTSGGYIVKAYYHYDNDGDGKLDEAPISIVTGTSHDGFGVQSTTPSGENPGNETEISYHPGEGSEVIAIEFENALTSVDVSYAWKHNYDNGDGDGEIAIVEFYKDGVKIGSQEHYDASQTDTVDGPYTFSLPNGGSFDEIRISAKQEGDDFLIHDVTFTELVSSQTELTIESGNDAYFAISSQLVDLDGSESFKSIIVDNLPEGFTISDGAHTFTATAALDYVDVKSWDMDAIKVSVPDGITPDEYVLTITAKSEESLNGEFTPADPDNCPLETQISSEFKLIVPDSLPVSYNETNSLVFGDATTNLLFTLDVSGSMNDGVKDSNNNWTTRFEIAKASVISTIQAYAANGETEVNLTLFNSCSANFGWMSTSQAIAFLNDLSMNNHDDLVYSGSNNTFAHLVSHDLSEHATNYYLGLEKTMDVDFNGHDADSTIAYFLSDGNPNNDSWRIDEDSDHTIVEWSNYVSNNIDKLNVIGVGSGATEGPLKIVQVQDGDEVLMVTDDSTLGNVLAGTVTASVNGNVLENISEGNGEISIDSIEVDGNTYTSANFPSSGVELDGDGTLRFDFTSGDYTYTAKSSEFTNDTSKLFSVTASDEDGDSTTVDVTIEVDLTPTQTENVIDLIDADTIDLSGVLSANTDAVDMTNSHTNNLEINVDDLVIDDDKELKIFGDSDDKVTLEGGDSNWTSQGKEEINGEVFNVYQGTDGASNIKILIDEDVSIDPDL; from the coding sequence ATCAATAAACTTAACACAAACAGTAACAGATGCAGATGGAGATACAGATACAGCAACAGTAGCATTAGCATCAAGTGATACAAGTGTAGATGTAGGTGTATTTAATATAAAAGATGATGGACCATCAACAAGTGTAAATGATTTAGTGAAATTAGATGATGATACTATGCCAAATGGAAATGCTGGAGGAGTTGATGATGATATAGACTCTTCAAATACAATAGGTACATTAAATTTTGATTTTGGAACAGATGGAGCAGGAAGTGTTGAACTTACAGGTATTAATAGCAATTCATATGGATTAACAGCAACTCCTAATGCTGATGGAACTTTATTATCAGTTTATCAAGATCAAGGTGGAGCAAATCCTATTTTAGTTGCTACAATAACAGTTGATTCTGCAACAGGTGATTACTCTGTTACTCAAAAGGCTCCAATATCTCACCCAACCTTAGATGGTTTGGCAGGAGATGATACAGAAAACAATGTAAACTTTGCCATTACATATGATGTAAAGGATGCAGATGGGGATAAAGTTTCTGGAAGTTTAAATATTAATATTGATGACGATACACCAGAAGCTAATGATACAGAGAGAACAATAGATTTACATCCAGAGGCAGTAAATTTAGTATTTACATTAGATGTATCAGGGAGTATGGGTAATGATGTAGCAGGGACATCACAAACAAGATTAGAGATAGCAATAGAAGCTATGGAACAAGTAGTAGCAGATTATCAAGCACAAGGAAGAGATGTATTGATACAAGTAAATACATTTAGTACAAGTGCAGATTCAGCAGAAAATGGGAAATGGATGACAGCGAGTGAATTGTCAGCCTTTTTAAATACATTAAATGATAATGGATGGACAAATTATGAAGATGCATTAGCCGTTACTCAAACAGCATATGAAAGTTCAATAGTTCCAACAGGGACAACATATGCATATTTTATTTCAGATGGATACCCAACAGTAGAGATGGATGATTCAACTTCAACAGTAGGTGATGTAACAGATGGGAATCATCAAGATGGTGTAGATGGAACAACTGCAGATACAGGATATATAGATGAAGCAAGATTAGACGCATGGAATGCCTTTGTATCAAATCCAGCAAATAATATAGAAGAAGTATTCGCAGTAGGAATAGGAACAAATGTAAATGAAACTTATTTAACACAAATTTCAAGTGATGTAACAATTGTTGATAATCCAGCGGATTTAGTTTCAACTTTACAAGGGACAGTTGTTTATGAGACAGGAAGTTTAGATTTCTCATTTGGAGCAGATGGAGCTGCAGATGGAATAGGAAGTAAACAAGATGGTGATAAATTAGCATTTACATGGGAAACACCAATAGTAAAAGATTCAAATGGTAATGATATTACAAATATCACTTGGGTAGTTTCAGCTAATGGAACATTAATCACAGGTACAAATAGTAATGGAGAAGTAGTTGTAAAAATAGAAGCAACAGATATTTATACAAATTCTCCAAAATATGTAGTAACACAGTTAGATAAAGAAAGTGGTATAGAAAGCTTAAAAGTACCATATACAATAACAGATGGAGATGGAGATAGTGTAACAGCTAACTTAGATATTGCTGTAATTATTCCAGTAGATGATATTCCAACTATTACGGTTGAAGATGCACTTGTAGATGAAGATGCATTGCCATCAATTAATACAACTGATACAGATGGCTATAATAATGTGTATACAGAAACAAAAGCATTGACATATGACTTTGGAGATGATGGAGCAGGAAGCATTCAATTTACAGGGAATCAAACAACATCATTAACAGCAGAAGGTCTTGATATAACATTAGAGTATTCTAATAATAATCAAACAATTACAGGAATAGATGAGAATGGGACACCAATATTTACTATTTCATTAGACCCAGCAAATAGTGAGTATACATTTACATTACATGAGAATGTTGACCATCCACAAATGAATGTAGAAGATTTATTGTCTAATTTATCTTTAGAAGTAGAGATAATAGATGGGAATGGAAGTAGAGCGACAGATACAATTAATATTGAAATAGCTGATGATATTGCATCTGCTAATGATGTTTTAAAAATAGTAGAAGTAGACACAAAACCTGTTAATTTAGTATTTACATTAGATATCTCAGGAAGTATGGGTAATGATGTATCAGGAACATCACAAACTAGATTAGAAATCGCAAAAGATTCAATAGAAGATTTAATTTCAGAATATGAATCACAAGGAAGAGATGTTTTAGTTCAAATCAATACATTTAGTACAACTGCATTTGGAAATGGTATTTGGATGAGTGCTTCTGAAGTTGCTACATACTTAACTAAATTAAGTGATGGTGGTTGGACAAATTATGAAGATGCATTACAAGAAACAGTAAGTAGTTATTCAGTTTCACCAAATGGAGGAGATACATATGTGTATTTCTTATCAGATGGTTATCCAACTGTAGAAATGAATGACTCTACAACTTATAATACAACAGACTATACAAATGGAAATACAACAGATGGATTTGAAGATCATGATGGTACACCATATGTAGATTCACCTACATTAAATAGTTGGAATACATTTGTAAATGATTCATCAAATAATATTGCAGGTGTATATTCAGTAGGGATAGGGACAAATGTAAGTACAACATATTTATCATTAATTTCATCAAATGTAATTGAAGTTGATAATCCAGCAGATTTATCATCTACTTTACAAGGAACTGTAATAAGTGCATCAGGAACATTTGACTTTAGTTTTGGAGCAGATGGAGCAGCTGATGGAACTGGAATTAAACTTGATGGTGATAAATTGGCATTTACATGGAATACTCCAACTGCAAAAGATGTAGATGGAAATGATGTAAGTGTAGATTGGACTGTATCGTCAGATGAACAAACAATTATTGGAAAAATCAATGGTGATGTAGTAATTAAAGTAGAAGCGAAAGATATTACAACTAATCCAAAATATGAAATAACACAATTAGATAAAGATAGTGGAATTGATGATTTAGTAATGCCATTTACTGTAACAGATGGAGATGGAGATAGTGTAAGTGCTAATTTAAATATTGGAATTGATGATAAACCAACAATTAATCCAAATCCAGATTTAAATGATCCAGAATCAATTGTTTATGAGAAAGGTTTAGATGATTCAACTGATGATAGTGAGATTGATACAGGAGTATTTAAAATTACCTCTCCAGATGGAATTGCACAAGTTGAAATTGGTGGAACAACATTTACAAAAGCAGAATTATTAGATACAAATAATACGAATTCTTCGCCAATTGATACTGTAGAAGGAACACTAGTTATTACAGGGTTTGATGAGAACACAGGATTAGTTAGCTATGAATATACATTAAAAGACAACTTAGATCATCCAACAAATAATAATGAGATAAAAGATGATATTTCATTAAAAATTGTAGATCCAGATGGAGATGAAGCAACAGGAACATTAACAGTAACAATTGTTGATGATGTACCAGTAGCAAATGCAGATGTAAGATCTATGAATGAGAAAACAGATACTTTAAGTGGTAATGTTTATGGAAATGGACAAAATGGTGATGTGGCAGATGATATTGGAGCAGATAGTGATGATGCACCAACATATGTAACAGGAGTTGCAAAAGGTAATGATACAACAAACCCTGTATCAGGAAATGTAGGAACTTCATTTGATGGTGAGTATGGAACAATTACACTAAATGCAGATGGTTCATATACATATGACTTAGATAATGCAGATTCAAGAGTATTAGCATTAGATGATGGACAAACATTAACAGAAGAGTTCACATATACAATTACAGATAGTGATGGGGATACAAGCACAACAACATTAACAATTACAATAGAAGGTAAAACAGATAATACTCCACCAGTAGTAACAGATGCAAGTGCAAGAGTATCAGATGAAGGTTTAGTTGATGGATTAAAAGATACAACAGGTGAAAACCCAGGAGATGATACAACAAATAAAGTTGTTACAACAGGAAGTGTAGCATCAGATCCAGATGGTGATGCCTTAACAGTAAAATTAACAGCACCAACAACAGCTTTAACATCAGAAGGTAAAACAGTAGTATGGAGTGGTGAAGATACAGATACATTAATTGGTAAAATCAATAATGGAACAGTAGCAAATCCAGACTGGCAAGAGGTTATCAAAATAGAAGTAGATAGCGCTGGAGATTATACAGTAACACAATCAAATCAAATAGATCACCCAACAAATTCAGTTGAAGATGTAGTAGGATTTGATGTTGGGGTATATGTAGAGGATGTTAAAGGAGCATCAGATACAGGAATATTAAATGTTGTTGTTGAAGATGATATGCCAGAGGTAACTGTAACATCAGTAGTTAATACTACAGATGTCGGAATTCCTGAAATCTTTACTGGTGATGTAAGTTTCACTGGAAGTGGTGGAAATAATCAAAGTTATACATTTGCAAATGGTGCCGTAACAGCTACTGCACAAGGATTCACTTCAAGTAATGATTTAACATTGACTGATACAGATGTAAATCAAAATTCAGGTGGTTTAGGAGTTGCAAGTGATAGCTCTCCATACCATAATATAGCAAGCGAAGTTGATTTTAGAAAAACATCAAGTGGTGAAACTGGTTCAGAGGAATTAACTATTGAATTAGAAGATGGAAAGATTTCTTATGGAGCAAAAATCAGCTTCTCATTCATGTATGGAGGAGAAGAAGAAGTTGGTGAAGCATTATTTTATAGAGATGGTGTGTTAGTTTCAACTCAAAGATTTACTTCTGATGCAACAAGTGGAGATTATGCAAAAGATTTCCAAGTAGTTGATGGTGGATTTGATACAATAGTTATTAGAGCATTAGATAATGGTGAGAGTTATTCTCATGGAGATAATAGTGATTTCGCAGTTTCAGGAATCGAGTTCTTAGGAAGCTCTACTGCTACTCCAGATTCTTATGCTGAAGGTACAATTGATTATGCATATGGAGCTGATGGTGCAGGTTCAGTAGTTCTAACTGGAATTACAGAAACTATCACTGTTGATGGAAATGCAGTAACATTTGAAAATACAAATAATTCAATTATTGCAAAAGATAGTAATGGAGATTTAGTATTCCAAGTACAATTAACACCTTCAACAGGAAAATGGGAATTCTACAAATACCAAAACTTCGAAATTGAAAATTCAAGTACAAATATCTTAGATATTGATTTTAAAGTAACAGATGGTGATGGTGATTATGTTTTAGAGAGCATAAAAATAAATATTCCTGAAGATACTAAGCCAACAATTTCAGTTATTGATGGTTTAGTGGATGAAGATGCTTTATTGGGAACATCTGATGATGATAATTATGACCCAGATGTAAAAGTTGTTGAAGAAGCAATTACAGTTGACTTTGGAAATGATGGAGCAGGTTCAGTTAAATTTACAGCACAAGATGGTTCTACTACTTCATTAACATCAGAAGGAAAAGCAATTTCTCTTTCTGTAACAGATAATGGTACAAAAATAACAGGTAGCACAGTAGATTCAGATGTGTTTACAATAGAAATCATTGAAAATAATGGTTCATACAGTTATAAATTTGAATTATTAGATAGTGTAGACCATCCTAATATGTCATCAGAAGATTTATTACAAACATTAGATTTTGAAGTAGCAATTACTGATTCTGATGGAGATGTTGCAACAGATACAATTAATATTGAAATAGCTGATGATATTGCATCTGCTAATGATGTTTTAAAAATAGTAGAAGTAGACACAAAACCTGTTAATTTAGTATTTACATTAGATATCTCAGGAAGTATGGGTAATGATGTATCAGGAACATCACAAACTAGATTAGAAATCGCAAAAGATTCAATAGAAGATTTAATTTCAGAATATGAATCACAAGGAAGAGATGTTTTAGTTCAAATCAATACATTTAGTACAACTGCATTTGGAAATGGTATTTGGATGAGTGCTTCTGAAGTTGCTACATACTTAACTAAATTAAGTGATGGTGGTTGGACAAATTATGAAGATGCATTACAAGAAACAGTAAGTAGTTATTCAGTTTCACCAAATGGAGGAGATACATATGTGTATTTCTTATCAGATGGTTATCCAACTGTAGAAATGAATGACTCTACAACTTATAATACAACAGACTATACAAATGGAAATACAACAGATGGATTTGAAGATCATGATGGTACACCATATGTAGATTCACCTACATTAAATAGTTGGAATACATTTGTAAATGATTCATCAAATAATATTGCAGGTGTATATTCAGTAGGGATAGGGACAAATGTAAGTACAACATATTTATCATTAATTTCATCAAATGTAATTGAAGTTGATAATCCAGCAGATTTATCATCTACTTTACAAGGAACTGTAATAAGTGCATCAGGAACATTTGACTTTAGTTTTGGAGCAGATGGAGCAGCTGATGGAACTGGAATTAAACTTGATGGTGATAAAGAAGCTTTTAATTGGGGAGATGAAAACTTATCTGATAGTTTTGATGAGATAATTGTAAGTGGTTCAGTTGGAACAATTACTTGGAGTTATGCAAATGATGGAGTATCTGATGATTTTACAACTTTAATTGGTAAAAATAGTTTAGGTGAAACAATTATTAAACTTACAGCTACAGGATTAGATACAGCAACACCAGGATATACAATTTCACAGCTTGATAAAGATTCTGGAATTGAGACATTAACTATTCCTTATACTGTTACTGATGGAGATGGAGATAGTGCAACTGCAAATTTAAATATTACAATTAATACACCAATTGATACAAATGTAATAACTTGTGAAGATATAAGCTATACATTTACGTTAGATGATTTTGATAGTAATGCAACTACTGTAAGAATAGATTCTTTACCAGTACTTGGGACTATATTATTAAATGGAGTAGCAATATCTACACCACTTGAGATTAGTTCAGCTGATATAGATAATGGAAAACTTACATTTTTACCTGATTTACATCAATCAGGAAGGGATGAATATCATGATGCAGGAACTGGTGACCAACAAAATGATTATGCACAGTTTAACTTTAGTATCTCTACAGATAATACTGCAACATGGACTTCTACATCTTCAGTTATGACTATTGACGTTTCACCTGTAGCAGATGCTCCAACATTAAGTGTTTTAGGAAGTACTGAAAATACTACAACAATTGATTTAACTAATGTAAATGACACAAGTGGTGGATATATAGTTAAAGCATATTACCATTATGATAATGATGGAGATGGAAAATTAGATGAAGCACCAATTTCAATTGTAACAGGTACAAGTCATGATGGTTTTGGTGTTCAATCAACTACTCCAAGTGGTGAAAATCCAGGTAACGAAACAGAGATAAGCTATCACCCAGGAGAAGGGTCTGAGGTTATTGCTATTGAATTTGAAAATGCATTAACTAGTGTAGATGTTAGTTATGCATGGAAACATAACTATGATAATGGTGATGGTGATGGTGAAATTGCAATTGTAGAATTCTATAAAGATGGTGTAAAAATAGGTTCTCAAGAACATTATGATGCATCACAAACTGATACTGTTGATGGTCCATATACTTTCTCATTACCAAATGGTGGAAGTTTTGATGAGATTAGAATTTCAGCTAAACAAGAGGGTGATGACTTTTTAATTCATGATGTGACATTTACTGAATTGGTATCTAGTCAGACAGAATTAACTATTGAAAGTGGAAATGATGCATATTTTGCAATATCATCACAATTAGTTGATTTAGATGGCTCAGAAAGCTTTAAAAGTATAATTGTTGATAATTTACCTGAAGGGTTTACTATTTCTGATGGAGCACATACCTTTACTGCAACTGCAGCACTTGATTACGTAGATGTAAAATCATGGGATATGGATGCTATTAAAGTTTCAGTACCAGATGGAATTACTCCTGACGAGTATGTTTTAACAATTACTGCTAAATCGGAAGAGAGCTTAAATGGAGAATTTACCCCTGCAGATCCAGATAATTGTCCACTTGAAACACAAATAAGTAGTGAGTTTAAGTTGATTGTTCCTGATAGTTTACCAGTGAGTTATAATGAAACTAATAGCTTAGTATTTGGCGATGCTACTACGAATCTATTATTCACTTTAGATGTTTCTGGTTCGATGAATGATGGGGTAAAAGATAGTAATAATAATTGGACTACAAGATTTGAAATTGCGAAAGCATCAGTTATCTCAACAATTCAAGCCTATGCAGCAAATGGTGAAACTGAAGTTAACTTAACACTATTTAACTCTTGTTCTGCAAATTTTGGATGGATGAGTACTTCTCAAGCTATTGCATTTTTAAATGATTTATCAATGAACAATCATGATGATTTAGTATATTCTGGCTCAAACAATACATTTGCACATTTAGTTAGTCATGATTTATCTGAACATGCTACAAATTACTATCTAGGTTTAGAAAAAACTATGGATGTTGATTTTAATGGGCATGATGCTGATTCAACTATTGCATATTTCTTATCTGATGGTAATCCAAATAACGATAGTTGGAGAATTGATGAAGATTCTGATCATACAATAGTTGAATGGTCTAATTATGTATCAAATAATATTGATAAATTAAATGTAATTGGCGTAGGTTCAGGAGCAACAGAGGGACCACTTAAAATTGTTCAAGTTCAAGATGGAGATGAAGTTCTTATGGTAACTGATGATTCAACACTTGGAAATGTACTAGCAGGAACAGTTACAGCCTCTGTTAATGGAAATGTCTTAGAAAATATTTCAGAAGGAAATGGTGAAATTTCAATTGATAGTATTGAAGTTGATGGAAATACATATACAAGTGCAAACTTCCCTTCTTCTGGAGTAGAATTAGATGGCGATGGTACACTAAGATTTGATTTTACATCAGGAGATTATACATATACTGCTAAATCTTCAGAGTTTACTAATGATACCTCAAAACTATTTAGTGTAACAGCTTCTGACGAAGATGGAGATAGTACTACGGTAGATGTAACAATTGAAGTTGATCTTACACCGACACAAACTGAGAATGTTATTGATTTAATAGATGCCGATACTATTGATTTATCAGGAGTTTTATCAGCAAATACTGATGCCGTTGATATGACTAATTCACATACAAATAATTTAGAAATAAATGTAGATGATTTAGTTATTGATGATGACAAAGAACTAAAAATCTTCGGTGATAGTGATGATAAGGTAACTCTTGAAGGTGGAGATTCTAACTGGACTTCTCAAGGTAAAGAGGAAATAAATGGTGAAGTATTTAATGTTTACCAAGGGACAGATGGAGCTTCTAATATTAAAATCTTAATAGATGAAGATGTATCAATTGACCCAGACCTTTAA